The following proteins are encoded in a genomic region of Paenibacillus antri:
- a CDS encoding DUF309 domain-containing protein yields MTTAGTGAGGGASPAYDPLYVAFVAYFNRERDYFECHEVMEQLWLEEARDPLYQGLLQVAVGLYHHRNGNIDGGVKLLSAAIRKLEGNEAIVLGIRLDRLLADAKSHLERLLRHEETPFPFRDLDIDIVDPALVAAVEAFVPGEEEEHA; encoded by the coding sequence GTGACGACGGCGGGGACCGGAGCGGGAGGCGGCGCATCCCCGGCCTACGACCCGTTATACGTCGCCTTCGTCGCGTACTTCAACCGGGAGCGGGACTACTTCGAGTGCCACGAGGTCATGGAGCAGCTGTGGCTCGAGGAGGCGCGGGACCCGCTGTACCAAGGACTGCTCCAGGTCGCGGTCGGCTTATACCATCACCGCAACGGCAACATCGACGGCGGCGTCAAGCTGCTGTCGGCGGCGATTCGCAAGCTGGAAGGCAACGAAGCGATCGTGCTCGGCATTCGTCTCGATCGGCTCCTCGCGGACGCGAAATCGCACTTGGAGAGGCTGCTGCGGCATGAGGAGACGCCGTTCCCTTTTCGAGACTTGGATATCGACATCGTCGATCCCGCGCTCGTCGCGGCGGTCGAAGCGTTCGTACCGGGCGAGGAAGAGGAGCACGCATAA
- a CDS encoding GTP pyrophosphokinase, with amino-acid sequence MDGRDWGKFLIPYDQAVEELKVKFKTMRVEMKKREEYSPIEFVTGRVKRVSSILEKAKRLNVPMDKLETGIEDIAGIRIMCQFVADIDQLAELIRARKDMRVLYEKDYIKNNKPSGYRSYHIIVEYPVQTALGMKAILAELQIRTLAMNFWATIEHSLSYKFRGNLPEHIRDRLQSAAEAAFKLDEEMSQIREEIVEAQKLFEDQSSRVSQVLNDIQQLYFYNRAKEAQQFQNRFSELWGVEDDPWRLRELSEQVQAALLLAKKENRS; translated from the coding sequence ATCCCCTACGATCAAGCCGTGGAAGAGTTGAAAGTAAAGTTCAAGACGATGCGCGTCGAGATGAAGAAGCGCGAGGAATATTCGCCGATCGAATTCGTGACGGGACGCGTGAAGCGGGTCTCCAGCATCTTGGAGAAGGCGAAGCGGCTGAACGTGCCGATGGATAAGCTGGAGACGGGCATCGAGGATATCGCGGGCATCCGCATCATGTGCCAGTTCGTCGCCGACATCGATCAGTTGGCGGAGTTGATTCGGGCTCGCAAGGATATGCGGGTGCTCTACGAGAAGGATTACATCAAGAACAATAAACCGAGCGGATACCGCAGCTACCATATCATCGTCGAATACCCGGTGCAGACGGCGCTCGGCATGAAGGCGATCTTGGCGGAGCTGCAAATCCGCACGCTCGCGATGAATTTCTGGGCGACGATCGAGCATTCGCTCAGCTACAAGTTCCGGGGCAACCTGCCCGAGCACATTCGAGACCGGCTGCAGAGCGCCGCCGAAGCGGCGTTCAAGCTGGACGAAGAGATGTCGCAAATCCGCGAGGAAATCGTCGAAGCGCAGAAGCTGTTCGAGGATCAATCGTCGCGCGTCAGCCAGGTGCTGAACGACATCCAGCAGCTGTACTTCTATAACCGGGCGAAGGAAGCGCAGCAATTCCAAAACCGCTTCAGCGAGCTGTGGGGCGTCGAGGACGATCCTTGGCGGCTGCGGGAGCTGTCGGAGCAAGTCCAGGCCGCGTTGCTGCTGGCGAAGAAGGAGAATCGATCGTGA
- a CDS encoding pseudouridine synthase, which translates to MGTKLRLDKMLSHLGYGSRSEIRKYAKEGRIAVNGRKAKDSGETVDPAKDEVVFDGAVVRYREFIYLMLHKPAGVVSATEDNRDRTVVDLLSPEQAAFEPFPVGRLDKDTEGLLLLTNDGQLAHRLLSPKKHVPKTYYADVAGVVKSEDGEAFARGVTLDDGYVTLPAKLVVLESGPTSRIELTITEGKFHQVKRMFEAVGKKVVYLKRLSMGSLSLDPELPLGAVRELTDEELENLRMGSPQTGQSTQ; encoded by the coding sequence ATGGGCACGAAGCTGCGGCTGGATAAAATGTTAAGCCATCTGGGATACGGGTCGAGAAGCGAAATCCGGAAATACGCGAAGGAAGGCCGCATCGCGGTCAACGGACGGAAGGCGAAGGACAGCGGGGAGACCGTGGATCCGGCGAAGGACGAAGTCGTCTTCGACGGCGCCGTCGTCCGATATCGGGAGTTCATCTACCTGATGCTGCACAAGCCGGCGGGCGTCGTCTCCGCGACGGAGGACAATCGCGACCGCACGGTGGTCGACCTGCTGTCTCCCGAACAGGCGGCGTTCGAGCCGTTCCCGGTCGGCCGCCTCGACAAAGATACGGAAGGGCTGCTGCTCCTGACGAACGACGGCCAACTGGCGCATCGGCTGCTGTCGCCGAAGAAGCACGTGCCGAAGACGTATTACGCGGACGTGGCGGGCGTCGTCAAGTCCGAGGACGGCGAGGCGTTCGCCCGCGGGGTGACGCTCGACGACGGCTACGTCACGCTTCCGGCGAAGCTGGTCGTACTGGAGAGCGGGCCGACGTCGCGGATCGAGCTGACGATCACCGAAGGGAAATTCCATCAGGTGAAGCGGATGTTCGAAGCGGTGGGCAAGAAGGTCGTCTACCTTAAGCGATTGTCGATGGGAAGTCTGTCGCTCGATCCGGAGCTGCCGCTCGGGGCGGTCCGGGAGCTGACGGACGAGGAATTGGAAAATCTCCGTATGGGGTCGCCGCAAACAGGACAATCTACACAATGA
- a CDS encoding PCYCGC motif-containing (lipo)protein, producing MMTRLLPVFRLPRRALPLTALALLLFVVLSGCASTAGEEHADHSGGHAAHGLPDNIEVTASPDVLPAFLDDYTDTTRDFYSQVYDHMDVLKELNCYCGCMEYNDPHDSLFRCFIAGVDDDGVHWTDHGGSCGICLMEVRDAMKMADEGKSIDEIRQFIDSTYGETAAST from the coding sequence ATGATGACGCGGCTGCTCCCGGTCTTCCGGCTGCCGCGGCGAGCGCTCCCGCTGACGGCGCTCGCGCTGCTCCTGTTCGTCGTCTTGTCCGGCTGCGCGTCGACGGCGGGCGAGGAGCACGCGGATCATAGCGGCGGACATGCCGCCCACGGTCTCCCGGACAATATCGAGGTCACGGCGTCGCCGGACGTCCTTCCGGCGTTCCTCGACGATTATACCGATACGACAAGGGACTTCTACTCGCAGGTGTACGACCACATGGACGTCCTGAAGGAACTGAACTGCTATTGCGGATGCATGGAATATAACGACCCGCACGACTCGTTGTTCCGCTGCTTCATCGCCGGCGTCGACGACGACGGCGTGCATTGGACCGACCACGGCGGCTCCTGCGGCATCTGCCTGATGGAAGTTCGCGACGCCATGAAGATGGCGGACGAAGGCAAGTCGATCGACGAAATCCGCCAGTTTATCGATTCGACGTACGGCGAAACCGCCGCCTCCACGTAA
- a CDS encoding thioredoxin family protein has translation MSKKASASRGGGPKQKNVSRKLILYFTVFAVLIVALVVVNQQANKASSDNVYGIPTSQLSPQTVDLLDDPNYQNIILPDELDRKIADKESFFLYYFSSTCPYCMQTTPLLNPIIEDAGVNVPQFNLDVYNDGFGKYNIVYTPTLIYYENGVEKERIEGGFGAENNEAKFADFFARNKGAAQS, from the coding sequence ATGAGCAAGAAAGCATCCGCTTCCCGAGGGGGCGGACCGAAACAGAAGAACGTATCCCGCAAGCTGATTTTGTACTTTACGGTGTTCGCCGTCTTGATCGTCGCGCTCGTCGTCGTCAATCAGCAAGCGAACAAGGCGAGCAGCGACAACGTGTACGGCATCCCGACGTCGCAGCTGTCGCCGCAGACGGTCGATCTGCTGGACGATCCGAATTACCAGAACATCATCCTGCCGGACGAGCTGGATCGGAAAATCGCCGATAAGGAATCGTTCTTCCTTTATTATTTCTCCTCCACGTGCCCGTATTGCATGCAGACGACGCCGCTGCTCAACCCGATCATCGAGGATGCCGGGGTGAACGTCCCGCAGTTCAACCTCGACGTATACAACGACGGCTTCGGCAAGTACAACATCGTCTATACGCCGACGTTGATCTATTACGAGAACGGCGTGGAGAAGGAACGCATCGAAGGCGGCTTCGGCGCCGAAAACAACGAAGCGAAGTTCGCAGACTTCTTCGCTCGGAATAAAGGTGCGGCTCAGTCATGA